The following are encoded in a window of Gemmatimonadota bacterium genomic DNA:
- the lspA gene encoding signal peptidase II — protein MTGSSYSPRFPIRVRTFWPLFVSWVAADFVTKRIAEDSLALHVPRSVLGEFFRFTLTYNTGAAMNFSLGQSSRVAFTVIAAVMLFVIFRMYRETDDRDGWQAAALALIAAGALGNLLDRLRSARGVVDFIDVGTSGWRFWTFNVADMGVTVGAALLALLMWRQPRPPE, from the coding sequence ATGACTGGCTCCAGCTACTCTCCCCGCTTTCCCATCCGAGTGCGCACCTTCTGGCCGTTGTTTGTCAGTTGGGTGGCGGCCGATTTCGTGACCAAGCGCATCGCCGAGGACTCCTTGGCGCTGCACGTGCCACGTTCCGTGCTGGGCGAGTTTTTCCGCTTTACCCTCACGTATAACACCGGCGCGGCGATGAATTTCTCGCTGGGCCAGTCGTCGCGGGTCGCCTTTACGGTGATCGCCGCGGTCATGCTGTTCGTGATTTTCCGCATGTACCGCGAAACCGATGATCGTGACGGCTGGCAGGCCGCGGCGCTGGCGCTGATCGCCGCCGGCGCGCTTGGCAATCTGCTCGACCGTCTGCGCTCGGCCCGCGGCGTCGTGGACTTTATTGATGTGGGAACGTCCGGCTGGCGTTTTTGGACGTTCAACGTGGCGGACATGGGTGTCACCGTGGGCGCCGCGCTGCTCGCGCTCCTCATGTGGCGCCAGCCTCGGCCGCCAGAATAA